Within Actinosynnema pretiosum, the genomic segment CGGCAGGCCCCGGACCGGCCTCACCCCGCGCGTTCGGCGAGCACGACGAACTCGCGGCCCGGCCGGTCCGGGGCCTGCCGCACGTCCAGGACCCGGAACCCCGCCCCGACCAGGTCCGCCTCCAGCTCGGCTCGGTCGCGGAACCGCAGCACCGAGTCCGAGGCGAGCGCGGTCCCGTCCGGGAAGCGGTAGGTGTGCCGGAAGGACACCAGCGGCAGCGCCACCTCCAGCACCGCGAGCTCGGCGGTGACCGGTCCAACGCCGGGAACGTCCCTGGTCACCGGGGGAGTGCGCGCCCACTCCTCCCAGGCGCGGAACTCCGAGCGGCGGGTCTCGAACACCAGGTGACCGCTAGGGCGCAGCGCGTGGTGGGCGCCCGCGAGCGCCTCCGCCCAGCCGGCGGACCCGGTCGGCGTGCTCCTTGCCGCGCGCGACGTCCAGCGACGCCCCCACCGGGTCCAGCCCGACCACCTCGATGCCGGCAGCCGCCAGCCGCACGGCCAGCGAGCCCGTGCCGCAGCCGACGTCGAGCACCCGGCGGGCGCCCAGCTCGGCGACCAGGGCGGTGCAGGCGTCCAGGTCGACCCGGTCGCCGTCGAACACGTCGTAGAGCGCGGCCGACCTCGGGTCCGCGAAGATCGCATCCGGCACCGTCCGACGGTAGCGCCGCGTCCCGGAGGGCTCGACCGAATTCCGGCCTACCTGTTTCCCGCCCCGGCAGCCCCGTCCCGCCCCGGCAGCCCCGTCCCGCCCCGTCCGGCCCCGGACGCGCGAACGCCCCCTGCGCCGCGCGGGCGAGGGGGCGTCGACGGGGTCGGTCAGGTCAGCACTTGGCGAGCACGCCCGCCAGCGCGTCGTGCTCGGCCTGGTCGACGGTCAGCGCGTACTGCGCCTTCACCTGGATCCAGTGCGCGACGTACGTGCACGCGTAGTCCGCCTTCGGCGGCATCCACTTGGCCGGGTCCTGGTCGCCCTTGGCGCGGTTGGTCTTCGCGGTCACCGCGATCAGCTGCACGCCGCCCAGGTCGTTCGCGAACGCCTTGCGCTTCTCGTCGTCCCACTTGTCCGCGCCCGAGCGCCACGCCTCGGCCAGCGGCACCGTGTGGTCGATGTCCAGGTCGCCCGCCTTGGTCACCTCGACGCCGTCGTAGGCGCTGACCCACGTGCCCGAGGTGGCCTTGCACTCGCCGTCGGTCTGCACGCCTGCGCCCTGCTGGCGCAGGACGACCTCGCGGGTGTCGCAGGAGTCGCCCTGGCCCGCCCAGTGCGGGAACCGGTCCCGGCTGTAGCCCGCCATCTTGGCCTCGGGGGCGATGGCCAGCCCGGCCAGCTGCTCGCCCGCCTGGCCGCTGTTCGCCGCGGGCGGCTGCTGCGGCGAGGACGATGTGGGCAGTTGGCCGTCCAGCACGCCCTGGCAGCCCGTCAGGGCCAGGAGGAGCACCGCCACGAGAGTCGTCCGCTTGCCGCTCATAACACTGAATGATTACACAACGGGGTCACCAAACCTCACTTCAGCGACGGACCGTATCTCCGTCGTGGGATTGGTGACCCCGTTGGTCCCGACTACTGCGGACGGCTGGTGAGGTAGCCGCCCATATGGGTGAAGTACTCGGTGGCGCCCAGTTCGACGCCCTCGTCGGTGCGGACCCGCTTCACCAGCAGCGCCCGACCGCGCCCGCGCCTGGCCTCCGGGCCCGCGACGATCGCGACGCCGTCGCCCTCGCGGTAGAAGATCCGGCCCGGCGTGCCGCCGTAGTTCTCCCGCGACACCTCGGCCTCCACGATCTCCAGCCTGCGGCCCCGGTGGAACGCGTAGGCGCTCGGGTAGGGCGCGCACTGCGCCCGCACCAGGCGGTCCAGCTCCTCGGCGGTCCAGGTCCAGTCGATCCGCAGGTCCTCCTCGGCGCGCTTGTGGAAGAAGCTCGCCTTCGAGCGGTCCTGCGGGGTGAACTCGGTGCGCCCGGACGCCAGCTCGGCCAGCCCGTCCACGGTGATCGGCCCGAACAGCGCCAGGGTCTTGTGGAACAGGTCGGCGGTGGTGTCGCGCGGCCCGACCGGCACGGCGCGCTGGAGCACGACGTCCCCGGCGTCGAGGGTGTCGTCCATCATGTGCGCGGTGACGCCGACCTCCTTCTCGTCGTTGATCAGCGCCCAGATCAGCGGCGAGAACCCGGCGTAGGCGGGGAGCAGCGAGTCGTGCACGTTGAGCGTCCCCCGCTTGGGGAGGTTGAACACCTTCGGGGGAATCCAGGTGCGCCAGTTCGTCGCCACGATGACGTCCGGGTCGACCTCCTTGAGGCGGGTCAGCAGCTCCTCGTCGTCCGGCCGCTCGCGGATCAGCACCTCGATGCCGTGCTCCTCGGCGAGATCGGCGACCGAGTCGCTCCAGATCCGCTCGTAGGCGTGGTCGCTCTTCGGGTGGGTGACGACGAGCGCCACCTCGTGCTCGGAGTCCAGGAGCGCCTGGAGCGTGCGGTGCCCCCAGGTCTGGTAGCCGAACATGACGACCCGCATGAACTCCTCCTCGGAATGGCAAGCCTAACCTAAGTTATCCAACCCTAAACGAGTCCGCCGTGATTACTCTGCGCGTGTGATCCTTGACGTGAAGTTGGTGCGCGGACGGGTCGTGACGCTGGACCCCGCCGGGACCGGGTCGGACGTGGTGGGCGTGTGGCGCGGGCGCGTGGTCGGGGTGGGCGACCAGGTCCGCGACCTGCCCGCCAGGCGCGTGGTCGACCTGGACGGCGCGGTGGTGCTGCCGGGTTTCGTGGACGCCCACACCCACCTGGCGTGGACCGGCCGCGCGGCCCGGATGCCGGACGTTTCGGGATGCCGCACCGTCACCGAGGTCGTGGCCCTCCTGGCGGCCCACCGGACCGGGGCCTGGCTGGAGGCGGCGGGCTACGACCACCGCCTCCTGGACCGCCCGCTCACCGCGCGCGACCTGGACGCGGTGGGCGGGCGCGTCTACCTGCAGGACGTGTCGGGCCACGCCTGCGTGGTCGACTCCGGCACGCTGGCCGAGCTGCCCGCGCACGCCCTGGCCGACGCCGAGCGCGACGCCGAGGGCGCGCTGACCGGTTTCCTGGCGGAGGGCGCCCAGAGCGCCGCCCGAGCCCTGCTGCTCCCGTACCCGCTGTCCCACGTGATCGCCGACGTGGAGGCGGGCGCCAGGCAGTGCCTGTCCGAGGGCGTGGTCCTGGCCGCGGAGGCGGGTGTGGCAGGCGGCCTGATCGGGACCACCCCCCTGGAGGTGGCCGCCTACCAGCAGGCCACCCTCCCCATCCGGGTGCAGCTGATGGTCGCCGCGGACCAGCTCCGCCCCGCGGCGGGCCACCCGTCCGACGGCGTCGACCGCGCCGTCCAGCTGGGCCTGCGCACCGGCCTGGGCGACGACCGCCTCTCCATCGGCGCCCTGAAGGTCTTCACCGACGGCGGCATGATCGCCAGGACCGCGGCCCTGACCGCCCCCTACGAGGGCACCACCAACACCGGCCAACTCCAGGACGACCCGGACCGGATGCGGTCCTGGATCCAGGACGGCCACCGCGCGGGCTGGCAACTGGCCGTCCACGCCATCGGCGACCGCGCGATCGACTTCGCCCTGGACGCCCTGGAATCCGCCCTGACCGACCACCCCAGGCCCGACCACCGCCACCGGATCGAGCACTGCGGCCTGGTCCGCCCGGACCAGCTGGGCAGGATCGCCGCACTGGGCGTGATCCCGGTGGTCCAACCCACCTTCCTCTGGGCCTACGGCGACGACTACGCCGAGATCACCGGCCCCCGAGCCCCGTGGATGTACCGAGGCCGCTCCTTCCTGGACCACGGCATCCCCCTGGCGGGCAGCTCGGACCGCCCGGTGGCCGACGGCAACCCGCTGCGGGCCGTCCAGTTCCTGGTGGAACGCCAATCCCGCACCGGCCTGCCGATCGGCCCGGACGAGGCCCTGACCGTCGAGCAGGCCCTGCGCGCGCACACCGCGGGCGCGGCCTACGCGTGCAGGCGCGATCACGACCTGGGCACGATCGAGGAGGGCAAACTGGCCGACTTCACCATCCTCGAAGACGACCCACGAGCGGTCGACCCCACCCGCATCGCGACCATCCCCCTGGCCGCCACGGTCGTGAACGGCGAATTCGCCCACAACCCAGCAGGCCTGGCCTGACCACGACGCCCGCCACCCCCTGCCCGGCGCCACGCCGGGCAGGACTCCCCCCTGCTCCTCGCCTGCTGCTCCTCGCCTGCTGTTCCCCGCCCCCTGCCTGCTCCCCGCCCTTGCCTGCCGCGTCGACCGACCGCCGGATGCTCACTTCGGCCCGTTGCGCCCGCCGACCGCCGGATGTTCACCTTCGTCCTGTTGTGCCCGCCGACCTCCGGGCGTTCCCCTTCTCCCGCTGCGTCGCCCGGCCTTCCAGCGCTCACCCCCTCACCCGCTCATCCCGCGCTCAGCCCCCCCAAGCCCTTCACCCCCCAGCCCCTCTCGCCCCCGCAGCCCCTTACCCCCTCACCCCCTCACGCGCTCATCCGCCAATGCACCACGTACCCCGCCGCCTCGGCCGCGATCAACGCGTCCAACTTCGCCAGGTTCGTCCGCCGCGACAACCGGAACGCCCGCCCCCGCCGAGCGTCCAGCACCAGCGCCCCCAACCCCGGCAACGCCTGCTGCACCACCCGCAGCCCCACGTTCGCCGCCTCCTGCGTCATCTCCTGCTCCTTGCAGTGCACCAGCACCGCCGACACCGACCCGTCCGGGAACCGCAGCCCCAGCTGTGGCCGCACCCGCAGCTCCAGGTCCCCCGACCGCCACACCGCCGAGGGCATCGCCACCCCGGTCGCCCGCGTCGACCGCAGCCACGGCAGGAACCCGTCCCTGATCTCCCCGAACGCCCGCAGCTGCCCGCTGCGCGTCGCCCCGTCGAGCGCGGCGTCCAGCTCCGCGGCGGGGTCGGTCGAGTTGGCCGCGCGCCGCATCGCCGCACGGACCGGGTTGTAGAACCCGCAGACCCACTGGTCGACCGCCAGGTAGATGCTGCGCTGCTCGGAAACGATGTTGATGCGGCCACGCTGACCGCTCATCGCGTACTCGGTGAAGGACAGGGCGGTGACGCTGACCGGCTCCACGGCTGGCTCCCCTCGCAGCTGGTCGAACTACTGTTCGATTCTACCGCCGACCACCGACAAAAACGGTGCCCCGATCGGGTCCTCATCAGGCTCGTGACATGCGACAACGGCCCGCACAGGCCAACTTGACCCATCCGGGTGAAGCCACACGCACGACCACCGTCCCGGCAGCGCGCACGACCTCGCGTCCGGTCACGCGATGGCCGCCCGAGCGTTCCCGCGCCGCGCCGCGGAGCGGGAACGCCGGCCCCGCCGCCATCGGCCGCAAGCGCCGACCCGCTTCACCCGACCGTCGAGTTTTCACTCTCCGGTGTGAAAAAACCCGCACCCGACCGTCCACATCGGACACGCTCCGCGACGACCGATCGCGGGTCACCGGTGGCGGCGAGCCGACGTCGGGGCCATGATCCAGCGGGTCCCCGCGCGGCGCCCGGACACCCGACCCCCGGAGCGCCGCAGGTCACCCGGAGCGGCACCGCCATGCGCTGTCAGCGAACACCGCGCCCCGTCGACCGGGGGCACGCCCACCTCTCCGATATCGTCGGGGTACGCAAGATCGGTCAACACCGTGGATGGGGTAACGAGGATCATGAACGCACGGAACAACCTCACGCTGCCGCGCATGGCGTCGACCGGCGGCATGACGCTCACCGACTCCGTCTTCGAGCAGCTTCTCCGGTCGCGGATCGTCTTCCTGGGCTCCGAGGTCAACGACGAGGTGGCCAACCGGCTCACCGCGCAGCTGCTGCTGCTGTCCGCCGAGGACCCGAAGTCGGACAT encodes:
- a CDS encoding amidohydrolase encodes the protein MILDVKLVRGRVVTLDPAGTGSDVVGVWRGRVVGVGDQVRDLPARRVVDLDGAVVLPGFVDAHTHLAWTGRAARMPDVSGCRTVTEVVALLAAHRTGAWLEAAGYDHRLLDRPLTARDLDAVGGRVYLQDVSGHACVVDSGTLAELPAHALADAERDAEGALTGFLAEGAQSAARALLLPYPLSHVIADVEAGARQCLSEGVVLAAEAGVAGGLIGTTPLEVAAYQQATLPIRVQLMVAADQLRPAAGHPSDGVDRAVQLGLRTGLGDDRLSIGALKVFTDGGMIARTAALTAPYEGTTNTGQLQDDPDRMRSWIQDGHRAGWQLAVHAIGDRAIDFALDALESALTDHPRPDHRHRIEHCGLVRPDQLGRIAALGVIPVVQPTFLWAYGDDYAEITGPRAPWMYRGRSFLDHGIPLAGSSDRPVADGNPLRAVQFLVERQSRTGLPIGPDEALTVEQALRAHTAGAAYACRRDHDLGTIEEGKLADFTILEDDPRAVDPTRIATIPLAATVVNGEFAHNPAGLA
- a CDS encoding methionyl-tRNA formyltransferase, with the protein product MRVVMFGYQTWGHRTLQALLDSEHEVALVVTHPKSDHAYERIWSDSVADLAEEHGIEVLIRERPDDEELLTRLKEVDPDVIVATNWRTWIPPKVFNLPKRGTLNVHDSLLPAYAGFSPLIWALINDEKEVGVTAHMMDDTLDAGDVVLQRAVPVGPRDTTADLFHKTLALFGPITVDGLAELASGRTEFTPQDRSKASFFHKRAEEDLRIDWTWTAEELDRLVRAQCAPYPSAYAFHRGRRLEIVEAEVSRENYGGTPGRIFYREGDGVAIVAGPEARRGRGRALLVKRVRTDEGVELGATEYFTHMGGYLTSRPQ
- a CDS encoding HNH endonuclease family protein; its protein translation is MSGKRTTLVAVLLLALTGCQGVLDGQLPTSSSPQQPPAANSGQAGEQLAGLAIAPEAKMAGYSRDRFPHWAGQGDSCDTREVVLRQQGAGVQTDGECKATSGTWVSAYDGVEVTKAGDLDIDHTVPLAEAWRSGADKWDDEKRKAFANDLGGVQLIAVTAKTNRAKGDQDPAKWMPPKADYACTYVAHWIQVKAQYALTVDQAEHDALAGVLAKC